Proteins encoded within one genomic window of Acomys russatus chromosome 5, mAcoRus1.1, whole genome shotgun sequence:
- the LOC127188822 gene encoding tumor necrosis factor receptor superfamily member 26-like has translation MGFRVCLSLSLVLQLETLTMSRFSLPVCSVNNPSQCEADEFQYENLCCQLCPAGTYLREQCQRNHGKSDCPSCDPGHFMTHNNSNTQCFRCSQCREDQEEVARCSPTADRECQCKQGTYCDSENCAEKCYSCSSCPKGKVIQQCNATVDAVCDTFDSKPGLSGYQCPCFSWPLIVVVVLIVAVLAITGILIWCFCKRGE, from the exons ATGGGCTtcagggtctgcctgtctctgtccttgGTGCTGCAGTTAGAGACGCTCACCATGTCCAGGTTTTCT TTGCCGGTTTGCAGTGTAAACAATCCAAGCCAGTGTGAGGCAGATGAGTTCCAATATGAGAATCTCTGCTGCCAACTCTGTCCCGCTG GCACCTACCTCAGAGAGCAATGCCAGAGAAATCACGGTAAGAGTGACTGTCCCTCGTGTGACCCTGGACACTTCATGACCCACAATAACAGTAACACTCAGTGCTTTAGGTGCTCTCAGTGCCGGGAAG ACCAAGAGGAGGTGGCCAGATGCTCCCCAACGGCTGATCGTGAGTGCCAGTGTAAACAGGGCACCTACTGTGACTCCGAAAACTGCGCAGAGAAGTGCTATTCATGCAGCAG TTGTCCTAAGGGCAAAGTCATCCAGCAGTGCAATGCCACAGTGGATGCAGTGTGTGACACATTCGATTCGAAGCCAG GACTGTCAGGCTATCAGTGTCCCTGCTTCTCTTGGCCTCTCATTGTCGTAGTTGTCCTCATTGTTGCTGTACTCGCCATCACTGGCATACTCATCTGGTGTTTTTGTAAAAGAGGTGAGTGA